The DNA sequence CGCCTATCCTAAAACAGAGTATCAGCGGTGCATTGTTCATCAGGTCAGAAATACCATGAAATATGTTGCAGACAAAGACCGTAAGCCGTTCTGTGCAGACCTAAAAACCATTTATCAGGCTCCAACCGAAGAAAAAGCATTGGATGCATTGGAACGAGTCACAAAAAAATGGAGCGAAAAGTATCCGAATTCCATGAAAAGCTGGAAACAAAACTGGGATGCTATTTCGCCAATTTTTAAGTTTTCTGCAGAGGTCAGAAAGGTTATATATACAACAAATGCCATCGAAAGCCTGAATGCTACCTACCGCAAACTTAATCGGCAGAGAAGTGTCTTCCCTAGCGATACTGCATTGTTAAAGGCTTTATATCTATCCACTTTTGAGGCAACCAAGAAATGATCGATGCCGCTTCGAAACTGGGGACAGGTTTATGGCGAGTTGAGCATCATGTACGAAGGACGACTGCCCGAATAAAAAATTTAAAGCTTGTTTTACAGGCGGAAATTTTCGCCTGCTCTTGACATGCTCGAATCAATACTGTTATATATAAAGCAAGGGCTGAATGCTCATTTGAGAGCCTTCAGCCCAATCATTATCATAGAAGATCACATTTACAGACTTTTATTCACACACTCTACTAATATTTTCATCTAATATTATATTTAGTTTGTGCAATAATAAATCTTCATCAATTTCACAGAAATCTTCATTTATACTTTGTTTGTAAATGCACCCACCATTACATAATGGAAATCTTTTGCATTTGGTACATTTAACCGATATTTCAGTATTTATCCATTTTTTTTCTTTTTCTCGACTTGTATAATAGATATTTCCTATAAATTCTCCATCAGAAATAGCTCTAGAACATTTCCCAACTTTCCCGTTAGTATAGATAGCATAACTATTTGGCAAATTTGCAATGCATCTTCCAGCACGTGTTGTAATTGTGTTATATACATTGTTAATCAATCCTACACCCAACATCTCATTGAACAAGGCTATCTTCAATCCATTACTTTCTGATTCAGTCTCAAAAATAGGGCTGGTATAAACTCCTACCATCTCATTTTGAACATATTTTTCACCTAAAAAATGAATGAGATTTATTACTTCATCAAAATTAGTCTTGCTATAATTAATTCGAATATTCACTATAACTTTATTAGCAGTAAGTGTATCGATGTTCTCTATAACGTGTTCAAATGAATTTAGATCGCCAAATTTTTTTACTTTCTCATAATAACAGTTCATACCATCCAAGGTAATCTGAACTACTTTCAATCTCCAATTTTTAAGACTATTAGCTATTGTCATTTGATTAAATAAATATCCATTAGTAATCATTTTAGAGTAGAAATCAATGTTATTTGAATTCAGCTTTTTACATAAATCATCAATGCCATTCGAATTTATCAATGGTTCACCACCAAAAAATTCAATAACGGTCTTTTTATTCGGAATCAGATGATTTTTAATAAAAGTTACAATATCTTCGATACAGTTAATATTGTATTTTCCTTCAACAGACTGCTGTTCAAAGCAATAATAGCATTTTGCATTACATTTCATAGTCATGTATATCTTAAATACTTGGTATTTACTATTATATATGTCTTCTTTTAGTTTATCTATTGCTTTTTGCGTTTCATCGCATTCATCATTAACCCAAAGTCCCATTTTTATAAATTCTTCTGATTTTTCAGTATCATGAGAAGTGTCACAAAAACTATTATATTCATGTTGATTTAAAATAACACATGCACATGTAAATGTATTGTATATAAGAAAATATGAGGATTTTTTGACAATATAATTGTATTTAGATAGTTTCATTCGATACCTCCATAAAAAATAGGAACTGCATGACATATGCAATCCCTATCATGGTCGAAAATTGCTGATCTAGTGAGTGACCACACCACCACAATCACCTTCATTTTCAATACAGCCAATTGACAATTCATTTTCTTTTCCTTCGGATATCACAATCATAATTAACACCTCCCACATTTACATTCATAATATATTATATCCAATCTTATGTCAAGATTGAATAGGATATTTTTTCTATATATTTGTAGGATTACAATACATGTGTTACAACTGAATATAAAAAAAGCAGAGATGCTTCTTTTGTGTTATATTTTAGTCACCACAACAAAAAAACAAAAAAGGAGTTCTCTGCTATGGCTACTATAACACAAGATATGCGGTATCGTCTATCCTTAATCAAATACGCTGAAAGGTTTGGTGTCACCAAAGCTGCTATCAAATATAAAACCAACCGTCAATACATTTATCGTTGGAAACGACGTTATGATGGTTCTATTGAGTCCCTTCGTGACCGCTCTCGCAGACCCCATCATCATCCAAACCAACATACCCCTGAAGAGATCAAGCTGATCTTTGATATGCGCAGACGCAATCCCAATGCCGGTCTTGTTGTCTTTTGGGTTAAACTCAAGCAGCGTGGTTACTCCCGTTCCATCCCTGGACTATACAGATTTCTCCGTAAGCAGGGAATTATGGCAGTTCATCCGCCAAATCCTAAATATATTCCAAAGCCTTACGAACAGATGGATTATCCGGGACAACGCATACAGGTTGATGTAAAATTTGTTCCTTCTGCATGCCTCAAAAACCCCAAGGTCATCGGCAAACAATTCTTTCAGTATACTGCCATTGACGAGTATTCCAGATGGCGTTTCGTAGAGGCTTTTGAAGAACACAACACGTATTCTTCTGCTATGTTTATAGAGCATCTGGTGAAAGCCTTTCCGTTACCCATTCAATGTATCCAAACTGATAATGGAGCAGAATTTACAAATCGTTTTACCACTCACCGTGATAAACCCACACTATTTCAGGTGCATCTGAAGCAGCATGGGATTCGCCATAAAGTTATACGACCCTTTACACCACGACATAACGGGAAAGTTGAAAGAAGCCACCGAAAGGATAATGAGCGTTTTTATGCAACTCATACTTTTTATTCTTTTGAGGACTTTGCCAAACAGTTGAAAGTGTATAATCGCAGGGATTATAACAACTTTCCTATGCGTCCATTAGGATGGAAATCTCCAAATCAGGTACTAAAGGATTATCTGGCATCTGTGTAACATATGTTTGACAAACCTACAGAATAGGATATTTTTTCTATATATTCAAATCGGACAGAAACTATGTGGATATGTGTGTTTATATACTCCTTCAAATTTATTTAGAGTTTATATGTACAACATATATATTTACAATGGAGCAACGACAAAATGAAAAATTGGGTAAATTATAAGCAAACTATTGGTTTTGGTTTACTTTTAAATTGTGTCGTTGTCTATGAAGTGCTGTACTGTTGTATGAGATATTTATTGGTTTAAGAGAATATGATATATCTGTTAGCCTTGACAAATATCCCATTATATTAAAAGAAAAAATTCTGTCAGATTCAAAAATGATTTGTAGAAGGTGCCTCATAGGTAAAACCATTTTATCTCCACCTATTATCATGCTGAGCGTAATGGGAATATTAAAAGTGGAAAAATAAAATGATATACTTTCTTCGGGGATTGATAGCAAATCAAACATGTTAGTTCTAAAATCTTCTAAGTGCTTGCCTTGAGCAAAAATATCTATTAATCTGAAATCCCCTGACATGATACAAAGTTCTTCAACAGGGAAAATGCATGTTGTATCAGAATATAGGTCGATAATATATTCTTTATCTTCAATGTATTTGGTTAATTTGGATAGACGGTAATAGTCTATATCAGATGGAGTATAATCAGTATTATTGGAAAGGTTAAGACGTGTAAACGCGTCATTTATTGCTACACAGTCATAGTATACAGGACGAGTTTCCCAAAAAGTGGGTGGTTTAATAGATTTTGTCCTATTTTTATGAATTTCATATAATCTATAGCTTTTATCGGGTAAAAAAGAAAATATTGTAAGCCAAGTTAATAATTCGGTCAAATCGCTTGTTATGAGATTATGTAAAAAAACTGTTTCAGTACGTGATGTAGAAAAATTTTTATTAACATAATTAATAAGTCCTTTTTTATTTATTGTTGCAGAATTTAACAAAAGAATCCAATTATCACGTATTTCGCTAATTATCTGTGGATTATAGTGGAGCATTATTTCAAGTTTGCTCCAGAATTTTTTCTCATAGCCAGGTGTCTTATTAATTACACGATTTACTCTAGTTGCATCCGACCACAGAGCCTGTTCATTATTAATTATTTGTCCTGTGAAAATGGCTTTGTAAAAAACTGCAGGAGTTCTGTATTCATATTGTGGAGTGTATATTATAGGTTCGTTCGTTTCGCTATTTGTAAAGATGTCTAAATATAAATTCTTTGGGGTTATATCATCCATGTTGAGTTTTCCTCCTGTTGTAAATTTACTATATATTTTCAATTTATTTCCAATATTTCTGAGTGGTAAAACAATATCAACAAATAAATTATAACATTTTTTTAAAATAAAAAAAGAAGAGATAAAAAGAAAATATTGGTAGACAACGTTATCGGCATATATAACAAGTTCTTGAATAAGAAAGAAAATGTTGAATGAAATATTCCCCATCTGATGATGATCTTTGGCGCAGATCGAAACATAGATTGCAACATTAGTTGATATGTCATGGGAGCCGGCCGGTAACCTAAAATAATATAATATTAGGAGGAAATAATATGTCAAAGCATTGGAATCCAGAGGATTATACATTAGTTAATCAGTTGTCAGATATTATTAACGGCAAGGATGTAGTGACTAGTGATGATGGAACCGTAATGAAGGGAACAGAAAATCATGTATCTGTATTTTGGCCAAGCAGTTCATCGAAAGGGCATGGACATGCGGGGTTCGATTATGATGATGATGGCAATTTGACAGGATATGATATTTACCATTCCTGAACATATTTCTACCAGAAGAGACCGATTGGTGATTGGTCGAAATCCAGTGGCTGGCTGTGACGCAGACTCCGGTTGGTCACTGGATAGTGGGAAAACATGAAGTATTTATTGACGAAAGAGCAGATATAGCTAAGGCAAATAGGTTAAGTTTGGCACTATCAATGTCTATGTAAATCAGGAGGTTTTACTTCCTTTTATAAAGTCCAAATACCATGATATCATTGATGCTTATCATCGTAGACTTGATGGAAATAAGTACTTGGAATACTCCGGCAACATATGGCTATAAACAATTCAGATAAAGACCACGGAAATATACTCTTTCTAGTAGTCATAGCTACGTGTTAATAGTCAAAAGTACACAGTATCTGAATGTATTGAACTACGATATTAAAAAGAAAGGAAACATATGATTATTAGCTTATAAATAGTCATACAAGGTGCAGTATGTCAAAGACCAAAATTGAGAGAGCTATTGAGCTTCACTATCAGAACTGTCATATTCCTGTTCTTTGTAAAAACAAGTCATATGCAGATGCGGCAACAGGCAGGAAAGTCGATCCTTTGGTTGCGAAAGAAT is a window from the Lachnospiraceae bacterium GAM79 genome containing:
- a CDS encoding radical SAM protein is translated as MKLSKYNYIVKKSSYFLIYNTFTCACVILNQHEYNSFCDTSHDTEKSEEFIKMGLWVNDECDETQKAIDKLKEDIYNSKYQVFKIYMTMKCNAKCYYCFEQQSVEGKYNINCIEDIVTFIKNHLIPNKKTVIEFFGGEPLINSNGIDDLCKKLNSNNIDFYSKMITNGYLFNQMTIANSLKNWRLKVVQITLDGMNCYYEKVKKFGDLNSFEHVIENIDTLTANKVIVNIRINYSKTNFDEVINLIHFLGEKYVQNEMVGVYTSPIFETESESNGLKIALFNEMLGVGLINNVYNTITTRAGRCIANLPNSYAIYTNGKVGKCSRAISDGEFIGNIYYTSREKEKKWINTEISVKCTKCKRFPLCNGGCIYKQSINEDFCEIDEDLLLHKLNIILDENISRVCE
- a CDS encoding DDE-type integrase/transposase/recombinase, with translation MATITQDMRYRLSLIKYAERFGVTKAAIKYKTNRQYIYRWKRRYDGSIESLRDRSRRPHHHPNQHTPEEIKLIFDMRRRNPNAGLVVFWVKLKQRGYSRSIPGLYRFLRKQGIMAVHPPNPKYIPKPYEQMDYPGQRIQVDVKFVPSACLKNPKVIGKQFFQYTAIDEYSRWRFVEAFEEHNTYSSAMFIEHLVKAFPLPIQCIQTDNGAEFTNRFTTHRDKPTLFQVHLKQHGIRHKVIRPFTPRHNGKVERSHRKDNERFYATHTFYSFEDFAKQLKVYNRRDYNNFPMRPLGWKSPNQVLKDYLASV